Proteins encoded within one genomic window of Formosa agariphila KMM 3901:
- a CDS encoding adenine phosphoribosyltransferase, producing MKSIEPFIRDINDFPKPGIVFKDLTPLLNSPEGTDLCLQELLKQIDGAKVDKVVGMEARGFFFGTLIAKALGVGFIPVRKPGKLPYNTISETYALEYGSDVLEIHEDAISPGDRVLIHDDVLATGGTAAAVCKLVERLGGKIVQCNFIMELEFLRGSEKLKPNHVASVLKY from the coding sequence ATGAAATCAATAGAACCTTTTATAAGAGATATTAACGATTTTCCGAAACCAGGAATCGTTTTTAAAGATTTAACGCCTTTATTAAATAGTCCAGAAGGTACAGATTTGTGTTTGCAAGAATTGTTGAAGCAAATTGATGGTGCTAAAGTAGATAAAGTTGTGGGCATGGAAGCACGAGGTTTTTTCTTTGGGACCTTAATAGCAAAAGCTTTAGGTGTTGGATTTATTCCTGTAAGAAAACCTGGAAAATTACCTTATAACACCATTTCTGAAACCTATGCCTTAGAATATGGTAGCGATGTTTTAGAAATTCATGAAGATGCTATTTCACCTGGAGACCGTGTGTTAATTCACGACGATGTCTTGGCAACCGGTGGCACAGCTGCTGCGGTTTGTAAACTGGTAGAACGTTTAGGTGGTAAAATTGTACAATGTAACTTTATTATGGAATTAGAATTTTTAAGGGGATCCGAAAAGTTAAAACCTAACCATGTGGCTTCCGTTTTAAAATACTAA
- a CDS encoding HAD family hydrolase, whose protein sequence is MKTNINTLFVLCFFVFFIKVSPVFAQSASNTSTSEILKSWNNTANKQAIIAYVSDVTNPKSSNFIPVADRIATFDNDGTLWSEQPAYFQFFFAIDRVKKMAKDHPEWKTEQPFKAVLENDMEALKASGMEGLIKLVMTTHAGMTSTDFEKMVKEWSKTAVHPTKKVPFTDMIFQPMLELLTYLRANEFKTYIVSGGGIEFMRAFLTDVYGIPTEQIIGSTVKTKFEIVDGVPVINRLAELDHNDDKGGKPESINKYIGKKPVFAAGNSDGDLAMLQYTDSNTYKSFQLYIHHTDAAREWAYDRTSSIGKFDKGLDEAIAKKWTVVSMKTDWSAIYPR, encoded by the coding sequence ATGAAAACAAATATTAACACGTTATTTGTGCTTTGCTTTTTTGTGTTTTTTATTAAAGTGAGCCCCGTATTTGCGCAGTCGGCGTCGAATACTTCAACTTCAGAGATTTTAAAGTCTTGGAATAATACAGCTAATAAACAAGCAATTATTGCTTATGTTAGTGATGTTACCAATCCTAAAAGTTCAAATTTTATACCCGTTGCAGATCGTATTGCTACATTCGATAATGATGGAACATTATGGAGTGAACAGCCTGCTTATTTTCAGTTTTTCTTTGCTATAGATCGTGTTAAAAAAATGGCTAAAGATCATCCAGAATGGAAAACAGAACAGCCATTTAAAGCTGTTTTAGAAAATGATATGGAAGCCTTAAAAGCTTCTGGAATGGAAGGTCTTATAAAACTTGTAATGACTACTCATGCAGGAATGACTAGTACAGACTTCGAAAAAATGGTTAAAGAATGGAGTAAAACAGCAGTGCATCCTACTAAAAAAGTGCCTTTTACAGATATGATTTTTCAACCCATGTTAGAGTTGTTAACTTACTTAAGAGCTAATGAGTTTAAAACTTATATAGTATCTGGTGGAGGTATCGAATTTATGCGTGCTTTCTTAACCGATGTTTATGGTATTCCTACAGAGCAAATTATAGGAAGTACTGTTAAAACTAAATTTGAAATTGTAGATGGCGTACCTGTTATAAACCGTTTAGCAGAATTAGATCATAACGACGATAAAGGAGGGAAGCCAGAAAGTATCAATAAATATATTGGTAAAAAACCAGTGTTTGCTGCAGGAAATTCTGATGGTGATTTAGCAATGTTGCAATACACCGATTCTAATACCTATAAGTCATTTCAGTTATATATTCACCATACCGATGCAGCTCGCGAATGGGCTTACGACAGAACATCTTCTATTGGTAAATTTGATAAAGGTTTAGACGAAGCTATAGCTAAGAAATGGACTGTAGTAAGTATGAAAACAGATTGGAGTGCAATCTATCCAAGATAG
- a CDS encoding PAS domain S-box protein, with amino-acid sequence MNDVLVNNMDLFVKHDFFSKKLIDNIPGIFYVYKQVGQKFLLFAFNKQHEKITGFDAEEALNKEPYFFVQDKDHEAITEALEFIQIRNHVKQVYGSIVTKEGDVIPHVFEGYRFEYKSEMYFMGLGTDISDLSKAHEDLKRERLERGRKEKELLTLTLKDKQKEAVLTSISKKLDALKQNAKDKDVLKAVSKLSEEINSTFIFSEDNWQKFEFLFNNLHETFYENLLGKHPDLTKSEQNYCGLIKLKMSTEQICTTLNISKEGLKKKKYRLKQKMNLDKALRLECYIGKF; translated from the coding sequence ATGAATGACGTTTTAGTGAATAACATGGATTTATTTGTTAAACATGATTTTTTTAGTAAAAAGTTAATAGACAATATTCCTGGTATTTTTTATGTCTATAAACAAGTGGGGCAAAAGTTTTTGTTATTTGCTTTTAATAAACAACATGAAAAGATAACAGGATTCGATGCCGAAGAGGCTCTCAATAAAGAACCTTACTTTTTTGTTCAAGATAAAGACCATGAGGCTATTACAGAAGCATTAGAATTTATTCAGATTCGTAACCATGTTAAACAAGTCTATGGCAGTATCGTTACAAAAGAAGGAGATGTTATACCACACGTGTTTGAAGGCTATCGTTTTGAATACAAATCTGAAATGTATTTTATGGGCTTAGGGACAGATATTAGCGATTTATCTAAAGCGCACGAAGATTTAAAAAGAGAACGTTTAGAGCGTGGACGAAAAGAAAAAGAATTACTAACATTAACTTTAAAAGACAAACAAAAAGAAGCTGTCTTGACTTCAATTTCTAAAAAATTAGATGCTTTAAAACAAAACGCGAAAGATAAAGACGTGCTAAAAGCTGTTTCAAAGTTGTCTGAAGAAATTAATAGTACCTTCATATTCTCTGAAGACAATTGGCAAAAATTCGAGTTTTTATTCAATAATCTTCATGAAACATTTTATGAAAATTTGTTAGGAAAGCATCCAGATCTTACCAAATCTGAACAAAATTATTGTGGACTAATTAAATTAAAAATGAGTACAGAGCAAATATGTACAACGTTAAACATATCTAAGGAAGGATTGAAGAAGAAAAAATATCGCCTAAAGCAAAAAATGAATTTAGATAAAGCCTTACGATTAGAATGTTACATCGGAAAATTTTAA
- a CDS encoding arylsulfatase: MKKIGILSVLLACGISLSAFAQKKPNIVVFWGDDVGMWNISAYHNGMMGGTTPNIDRIANEGALFTDHYAQQSCTAGRASFILGQHPFRTGLLTIGMPGSDHGINAADPTIAELLKPLGYSSGQFGKNHLGDQDKHLPTNHGFDEFFGNLYHLNAEEEPETEFYPKDPEFRKKYGPRGVLKSTADGKVEDTGPLTVKRMETADSEFIGAALKFIEKNAKANKPFFAWINSTRTHVWTHLSDKYLHKSGYGLYADAMMELDDGVGMVLDKLDELGIEDNTIVVFSTDNGAEKFTFPDGGTIPFRGEKGTTWEGGFRVPAMVKWPGHIKPGTVINDIFSQEDWMPTLLAAAGNPNVKEELLKGKSYSGKTFKAHLDGYNQLPLLTGELKKGEGLRHEIFYFDAAGNLNALRYDDWKLHFSIMEGSINEAYRKSPSWPIILNLRNDPFEVSMDAALYIRNYADQMWMMVPAQNYVGKFLSTFKEFPSRKGSSLSVDQVLETLKTPSRN; the protein is encoded by the coding sequence ATGAAAAAAATTGGAATTTTATCCGTACTACTAGCGTGCGGTATTTCATTAAGTGCTTTTGCACAAAAGAAACCCAATATTGTAGTATTTTGGGGTGACGATGTAGGTATGTGGAATATTAGCGCATATCACAACGGAATGATGGGTGGAACAACACCTAACATTGATCGTATTGCAAATGAAGGTGCATTATTCACCGATCATTACGCGCAACAATCTTGTACGGCTGGTCGTGCGTCTTTTATTTTAGGACAACACCCGTTTAGAACAGGATTACTTACTATTGGTATGCCAGGTTCTGATCATGGTATTAATGCAGCAGATCCAACTATTGCTGAGTTATTAAAGCCACTAGGATACTCAAGTGGGCAGTTTGGAAAGAATCACTTAGGGGATCAAGACAAGCACTTACCTACTAACCATGGTTTTGATGAATTTTTTGGTAACCTTTATCACTTAAATGCTGAAGAAGAGCCAGAAACAGAATTCTATCCGAAAGATCCTGAATTCCGTAAAAAATACGGACCAAGAGGAGTACTTAAATCTACTGCCGATGGTAAAGTAGAAGATACGGGGCCATTAACGGTTAAGCGTATGGAAACTGCAGATTCTGAGTTTATTGGAGCTGCTTTAAAATTCATCGAAAAGAATGCAAAAGCTAATAAGCCGTTCTTTGCATGGATTAACTCTACACGTACACACGTATGGACACATTTATCTGACAAATATTTACACAAATCTGGTTACGGTTTATATGCTGATGCTATGATGGAATTAGATGATGGTGTAGGTATGGTATTAGATAAATTAGACGAATTAGGTATAGAAGACAACACTATTGTTGTATTCTCTACAGATAACGGTGCTGAGAAGTTTACATTCCCTGACGGTGGAACCATTCCATTTAGAGGAGAAAAAGGAACAACTTGGGAAGGTGGATTTAGAGTACCTGCTATGGTAAAATGGCCAGGTCACATTAAGCCAGGAACTGTTATTAACGATATCTTTTCTCAGGAAGACTGGATGCCTACGTTATTAGCAGCAGCAGGAAACCCTAATGTAAAAGAAGAATTATTAAAAGGTAAATCTTACTCTGGTAAAACGTTTAAAGCGCACTTAGATGGTTACAACCAATTACCATTATTAACAGGTGAACTTAAAAAAGGTGAAGGTTTAAGACATGAGATCTTTTATTTTGATGCTGCAGGTAACTTAAACGCATTACGTTACGACGATTGGAAATTACACTTCTCTATTATGGAAGGGTCTATTAACGAAGCATACAGAAAATCTCCATCTTGGCCAATTATCTTAAACTTAAGAAACGATCCGTTTGAAGTATCTATGGACGCAGCGTTATACATAAGAAATTATGCAGACCAAATGTGGATGATGGTACCAGCGCAAAACTATGTTGGTAAATTCTTAAGCACATTTAAAGAATTCCCATCAAGAAAAGGTAGCTCTTTAAGTGTAGATCAAGTTTTAGAAACGTTAAAAACGCCTTCTAGAAATTAG
- a CDS encoding arylsulfatase, with translation MKKINLFAVLLLAVVSVASAQKKPNIVVIWGDDIGMWNVGAYTHGMMGRTPNIDGIAKEGMLFTDHYGQPSCTAGRAAFIMGKMPIRTGMTTIGIPGSAQGIQKVDPTLAEVLKTQGYSTAQFGKNHLGDRNEFLPTNHGFDEWFGNLYHLNAEEEPEELDYPGQKDPSYKEKYGPRGVLHTWATDKDDPTVDPKFGKVGKQRIEDTGPLTKKRMETIDSEVTDYALEYLDRVGKGDKPFFMWYNTTAIHIWSHSTNKYIQAAVDEGRAEEDLVRARMIEHDELVGKILTKLDDLGVADNTIVIYSTDNGNELMYWPDGGYAPFRGEKGTTWEGGLRVPMLVKWPGHIPAGSSSNGIQSHEDLYVTLAAAAGLPNLKEDFLKGKKVGNISVKTHLDGYNNLALWTGETDKSARREMFYYDESDLMAVRVDGWKMHIGVKHGGNWFDEKSYPSIPYIINLLMDPMEKMTPDSEEWGYAGRKFVAQKLWAPTAAVPYLKAHLKSLADFPPSQGGESLSMEKSIKRAMTMLENPKAGNN, from the coding sequence ATGAAAAAAATTAATCTTTTCGCGGTGTTATTACTTGCTGTAGTATCCGTAGCATCTGCGCAGAAAAAACCCAACATTGTCGTGATTTGGGGAGATGACATCGGAATGTGGAATGTAGGTGCCTACACCCACGGTATGATGGGAAGAACGCCAAACATTGATGGGATAGCAAAAGAAGGTATGCTATTTACAGACCATTATGGGCAACCAAGTTGTACAGCTGGTCGAGCTGCATTTATTATGGGGAAAATGCCAATTCGTACAGGAATGACAACCATTGGTATTCCTGGTTCTGCACAAGGAATTCAGAAAGTAGACCCAACATTAGCCGAAGTTTTAAAAACGCAAGGCTATTCAACTGCTCAATTTGGTAAAAACCATTTAGGAGATAGAAATGAATTTTTACCAACAAATCATGGTTTCGATGAGTGGTTCGGTAACCTATATCACTTAAATGCAGAAGAAGAGCCAGAAGAATTAGATTATCCAGGGCAAAAAGATCCAAGTTATAAAGAAAAATATGGGCCAAGAGGAGTGTTACACACTTGGGCAACAGATAAGGACGATCCAACTGTAGATCCTAAATTTGGTAAAGTAGGGAAACAACGTATAGAAGATACAGGGCCATTAACTAAAAAGAGAATGGAAACTATTGATTCTGAAGTTACAGATTATGCTTTAGAATATTTAGATCGTGTTGGTAAGGGGGATAAGCCATTCTTTATGTGGTACAATACAACGGCGATTCATATTTGGTCTCATAGTACTAATAAATACATTCAAGCTGCTGTAGATGAAGGTCGTGCAGAAGAAGATTTAGTGCGTGCAAGAATGATTGAACATGATGAGTTAGTAGGTAAAATCTTAACTAAACTTGATGATTTAGGTGTTGCTGATAATACAATTGTTATATACAGTACAGATAATGGAAACGAATTGATGTACTGGCCTGATGGTGGCTATGCGCCATTCCGTGGAGAAAAAGGAACCACTTGGGAAGGTGGACTTAGAGTACCAATGTTAGTAAAATGGCCAGGACATATTCCTGCGGGGTCATCTTCCAATGGTATTCAAAGTCATGAAGACCTTTATGTTACTTTAGCTGCGGCTGCTGGATTACCTAACTTAAAAGAAGATTTCTTAAAAGGTAAAAAAGTAGGGAATATTTCAGTTAAAACACACTTAGATGGTTACAACAACTTAGCATTATGGACAGGAGAAACTGATAAATCTGCGAGACGTGAAATGTTTTACTACGACGAATCAGATCTTATGGCCGTTCGTGTAGATGGATGGAAAATGCATATTGGTGTGAAACATGGAGGAAATTGGTTTGACGAAAAATCGTATCCTAGTATACCATATATTATAAACTTATTAATGGACCCTATGGAGAAAATGACTCCAGATTCTGAAGAATGGGGTTATGCAGGGCGTAAATTTGTTGCTCAAAAATTATGGGCACCAACAGCTGCTGTACCATATTTAAAAGCACATTTAAAGTCGCTTGCTGATTTCCCACCATCTCAAGGTGGAGAATCTCTTAGTATGGAAAAATCTATTAAAAGAGCAATGACTATGTTAGAAAATCCTAAGGCAGGTAATAACTAA
- a CDS encoding arylsulfatase, whose translation MKKSKLFTLLLAAGIASSAFAQKKPNILVLWGDDIGQSNISAYTMGLVGYRTPNIDRIADEGMIFTDYYSEQSCTAGRSTFILGQSVLRTGLSKVGMPGAAQGISEKDPTIAELLKPMGYVTGQFGKNHLGDRDEMLPTNHGFDEFFGNLYHLNAEEEPELRDYPDPKKFPNFAKKFGPRGVIHSTADGKIEDTGPLTKKRMETIDDESSDAAIAFIKKSVASGKPFFVWWNGTRMHFRTHVKPELTGISGQNEYGDGMVEHDMHIGKFLKVIDELGIADNTIVHYGTDNGPHKNTWPDAGVNPFRGEKNTNWEGGWRTPAMVRWPGKIKAGSVSNEIMSGLDWMPTYVAAAGDPKVKEKLLTGHKANGKTFKVHLDGYNFLPYLTGEVENGPREELFYFSDDGELMALRFHDWKVTFMHQDSEGTLDTWSKPMVTTRIPWIYNLRRDPYEFATTTSNTYWDWYLDHVFLLLPASEYVGKFISTFEQYPPRMKAASFNLGDTMDALTEAGKK comes from the coding sequence ATGAAAAAAAGTAAACTATTTACACTGTTGCTTGCTGCGGGGATAGCCTCTTCCGCATTTGCACAGAAAAAGCCAAACATCTTAGTCTTATGGGGCGATGATATTGGGCAATCTAACATTAGCGCCTATACTATGGGGTTAGTAGGGTATCGTACACCAAACATCGACCGTATTGCAGATGAAGGAATGATTTTTACCGATTATTATTCAGAGCAAAGCTGTACTGCTGGACGTTCAACATTTATCTTGGGGCAAAGTGTTTTGCGAACAGGATTAAGTAAAGTGGGTATGCCAGGTGCTGCTCAAGGGATTTCAGAAAAGGACCCTACTATTGCCGAGTTGTTAAAACCTATGGGCTATGTTACTGGACAATTTGGTAAAAACCATTTAGGAGACCGTGACGAAATGTTACCAACCAACCATGGTTTTGATGAGTTTTTTGGAAACTTATATCACTTAAATGCTGAAGAAGAACCAGAATTAAGAGATTATCCAGACCCTAAAAAGTTCCCTAATTTCGCTAAGAAGTTCGGACCAAGAGGTGTAATACATTCTACTGCCGATGGTAAAATTGAAGATACAGGACCCTTAACTAAAAAGCGTATGGAAACTATAGATGATGAGTCATCTGATGCAGCTATAGCATTCATTAAAAAATCTGTAGCTTCTGGAAAACCATTTTTTGTATGGTGGAATGGTACGCGTATGCATTTTAGAACGCATGTGAAACCAGAATTAACAGGTATTTCTGGACAAAATGAATACGGAGACGGAATGGTAGAACACGACATGCATATCGGGAAATTCTTGAAAGTTATAGACGAACTAGGTATTGCAGATAATACAATTGTACACTATGGTACAGATAATGGACCTCATAAAAACACTTGGCCAGATGCTGGAGTTAATCCGTTTAGAGGAGAGAAAAACACCAACTGGGAAGGTGGTTGGAGAACCCCTGCAATGGTGCGTTGGCCTGGTAAAATTAAAGCAGGTTCTGTGTCTAACGAAATCATGTCTGGTTTAGATTGGATGCCAACTTATGTGGCAGCTGCAGGAGATCCAAAAGTGAAAGAAAAATTATTAACAGGACATAAAGCAAACGGAAAAACATTTAAAGTACATTTAGATGGATATAACTTCTTACCATATTTAACTGGTGAAGTAGAAAATGGTCCGCGTGAAGAATTGTTCTATTTCTCTGATGATGGTGAATTAATGGCATTGCGTTTCCACGATTGGAAAGTAACATTTATGCATCAAGATTCTGAAGGAACTTTAGATACTTGGTCTAAGCCAATGGTTACAACAAGAATTCCTTGGATTTATAATTTAAGAAGAGATCCTTACGAATTTGCTACCACAACGTCTAATACGTATTGGGACTGGTATTTAGATCACGTATTCTTATTATTACCAGCATCAGAATATGTAGGTAAATTTATTTCTACGTTCGAGCAATACCCACCACGTATGAAAGCTGCAAGTTTTAATTTAGGAGATACTATGGATGCTTTAACAGAAGCAGGTAAGAAATAA
- a CDS encoding AAA family ATPase has translation MTALEAINTLKKEMSASIIGQDNLIDRIVLVLLADGNMLLEGLPGLAKTRAIKTLSKHLDCDLSRIQFTPDLLPTDITGTEIYQPDEAEKFIFQKGPIFSNLILADEINRAPAKVQSALLEAMEERQVTVAGSTYPMEPLFMVMATQNPIEQEGTYPLPEAQMDRFIMHVVIDYPDDASELGILRLNKQEQSVASKANKTQPETISQQHIFDARNEINTVKVSEELEKYMVSLIAATRYPERFDEALADWIDFGASPRGTIALDRCSRVNAWMSGKDFVSPDNIQAVIKDVLRHRVALSYKARAEGITVNQVIEKILEVVAVVA, from the coding sequence ATGACAGCATTAGAAGCCATCAACACTTTAAAAAAAGAAATGTCAGCCTCAATTATTGGGCAAGATAATTTAATAGACCGTATTGTATTGGTTTTGTTGGCCGATGGTAATATGCTGTTAGAAGGTTTACCGGGTTTAGCAAAAACACGTGCTATTAAAACCTTATCTAAACATTTAGATTGCGATTTAAGCAGAATACAATTTACACCAGATTTATTACCAACAGATATTACCGGTACTGAAATCTATCAACCAGACGAAGCAGAAAAGTTTATATTTCAAAAAGGACCTATTTTTAGTAACCTTATTTTGGCTGATGAGATTAACCGTGCGCCTGCAAAAGTGCAATCGGCATTATTAGAAGCCATGGAAGAGCGTCAAGTTACAGTTGCTGGAAGTACATATCCAATGGAGCCTCTTTTTATGGTTATGGCCACACAAAACCCAATTGAGCAGGAGGGAACCTATCCGTTACCAGAAGCACAAATGGACCGTTTTATCATGCACGTGGTTATCGATTATCCAGACGATGCTTCAGAATTAGGAATTCTTCGTTTAAATAAACAAGAGCAATCAGTAGCTTCAAAAGCAAATAAAACACAACCAGAAACCATTTCTCAGCAACATATTTTTGATGCCAGAAATGAAATAAATACGGTAAAAGTGAGCGAAGAGCTTGAAAAATATATGGTGAGCTTAATTGCTGCTACACGTTATCCAGAACGTTTTGATGAAGCTTTAGCAGATTGGATCGACTTTGGTGCTAGTCCGCGTGGAACTATTGCTCTAGATCGCTGTAGTCGTGTAAACGCATGGATGAGCGGAAAAGATTTTGTGTCTCCAGATAATATTCAAGCGGTAATAAAAGATGTGTTAAGACATCGTGTAGCACTAAGCTATAAAGCCCGTGCCGAAGGTATCACTGTAAATCAAGTTATAGAGAAGATTTTAGAAGTTGTAGCTGTTGTTGCATAA
- a CDS encoding DUF58 domain-containing protein, translated as MASKSNTDSVFLTLEHLLKFEWLNTVLNFKVGSQKSNSVLSGRFASRLRGRGLDFEEARPYVIGDDIRNIDWKVTAKTGVTHTKVFTEEKEKPAFIFVDQSPTMGFGSVDKTKSVIAGEIAAIAAYKIMKGGDRVGGLVFKGDGYDLATPKRDQRNMLQFFQHIVDANNNIYNQQKFDFSEALKGVISKLQNIITHDYLVVIISDFYRYNSETIQYLSLLSQHNDVVLVKVFDPMEESLPKDKITLTNNEKQISISKKQKRVSEDLKDDFKTNYDGFKQEIEKYNITLFKVNTVDPIEEQLINVFTQYKPK; from the coding sequence ATGGCTTCAAAATCGAATACAGACTCTGTTTTTTTAACGCTCGAACATTTATTAAAATTCGAGTGGCTTAACACCGTGCTTAATTTTAAAGTGGGGTCGCAAAAATCGAACAGTGTGCTGTCGGGAAGATTTGCATCACGCTTACGCGGAAGAGGATTAGATTTCGAAGAAGCTAGACCTTATGTTATTGGCGACGACATTCGTAATATCGATTGGAAAGTAACAGCAAAAACAGGTGTTACACATACTAAAGTCTTTACTGAAGAAAAGGAAAAACCAGCGTTTATATTTGTGGATCAATCACCTACTATGGGCTTTGGATCTGTAGACAAAACCAAATCTGTAATCGCAGGCGAAATTGCAGCTATTGCTGCCTATAAAATTATGAAAGGTGGTGATCGTGTAGGCGGTTTAGTTTTTAAAGGCGATGGTTACGATTTGGCTACACCAAAGCGAGATCAGCGTAATATGCTTCAATTTTTCCAACATATTGTAGATGCCAATAACAACATTTACAACCAACAGAAATTTGATTTCTCTGAAGCGTTAAAGGGGGTGATTTCTAAGCTTCAGAATATTATTACCCACGATTACTTAGTTGTAATTATCAGTGATTTTTATCGCTATAATTCAGAAACCATTCAATATCTAAGTTTACTGTCGCAACATAATGATGTGGTTTTAGTAAAGGTTTTCGACCCTATGGAAGAGTCGCTCCCGAAAGATAAAATTACACTGACAAACAACGAAAAACAAATCAGTATTTCTAAAAAACAAAAACGCGTTTCAGAAGATTTAAAAGATGATTTTAAAACGAATTATGACGGTTTTAAACAAGAAATAGAAAAATATAATATCACATTATTTAAAGTGAATACAGTCGACCCGATTGAAGAGCAATTAATTAATGTGTTTACGCAATACAAACCCAAGTAA
- a CDS encoding DUF4381 domain-containing protein, which translates to MFALKLHTLTVLQDASDLVLGDIIEPTPVPFTYETIGWKIVFALVAILLIYIAYRLYKNYKKKQYLREAVAYIQDLQKQTDLDAAAYINAVMFQLKQTALHTFGRLEVARLYGTAWLQFLDSKVNGSNFKDDEAVILEAVYKQEVSESTAFNKEKFSNKSINWIKQHAR; encoded by the coding sequence ATGTTCGCATTAAAACTACATACATTAACCGTGTTACAAGATGCCTCCGATTTAGTTCTTGGAGATATTATTGAACCGACTCCAGTGCCGTTTACTTACGAAACGATTGGTTGGAAAATTGTATTTGCATTAGTAGCTATTTTACTTATTTATATAGCATATAGGTTGTATAAAAATTATAAAAAGAAGCAGTATTTACGTGAAGCTGTGGCCTACATTCAAGATTTACAAAAGCAAACAGATTTAGATGCTGCGGCCTATATAAATGCTGTTATGTTTCAGTTAAAACAAACTGCTTTGCACACCTTTGGCAGGTTAGAAGTAGCGCGTTTATACGGTACAGCGTGGTTACAGTTTTTAGATAGTAAAGTAAATGGTTCTAATTTTAAAGATGATGAAGCTGTAATTCTAGAAGCTGTTTATAAGCAAGAGGTTTCAGAATCTACAGCGTTTAATAAAGAGAAATTTAGTAATAAAAGCATTAATTGGATTAAACAACATGCCAGATAA
- a CDS encoding vWA domain-containing protein, with the protein MPDNFHFEYPWVIFLLPLPLLVYWLLPAIKNRSSALRFPYFNRAAEVSDQKPKKASFVKKRSALAWLVMYGIWSLLLLALASPELVGKPEKKIKTSRNFLIAADISFSMANTDWAIDGKQTTRWAAVKDIMKDFVKERKSDRLGLLFFASNAYVQAPFTSDLNTVSTMLDEADVGMAGQMTNIGKAIVKGMDMFQRDTIPHKVMLILTDGVDSGMEILPLDAANLAKKDSTVIYTIGIGDPTSRDSDLDERTLQDIAEMTNGKYFRAKDTEALQNIYKELDTLEPIEYEEESYTPKTLLYYIPLGVALVLSALAIAISFIILIIKRFKST; encoded by the coding sequence ATGCCAGATAACTTCCATTTCGAATATCCGTGGGTTATATTTTTACTGCCTTTACCATTATTGGTATATTGGTTGTTGCCGGCTATAAAAAACCGAAGTAGCGCCTTACGATTTCCGTATTTTAATAGAGCAGCTGAGGTGTCCGACCAAAAACCTAAAAAGGCATCATTCGTAAAAAAACGTAGTGCTTTGGCTTGGTTGGTAATGTACGGGATTTGGAGTCTATTATTGCTAGCTTTGGCATCGCCAGAATTAGTTGGTAAGCCAGAGAAGAAAATAAAAACATCACGTAATTTTTTAATTGCAGCAGACATTTCGTTTAGTATGGCTAACACTGACTGGGCTATAGACGGTAAGCAAACTACGCGTTGGGCAGCAGTTAAAGATATTATGAAAGACTTTGTGAAAGAACGAAAAAGTGACCGTTTAGGGTTGCTGTTTTTTGCATCTAATGCTTATGTGCAAGCCCCATTTACATCAGACTTAAATACTGTTAGCACCATGTTAGACGAAGCCGATGTTGGTATGGCTGGGCAAATGACAAACATTGGGAAAGCAATTGTTAAGGGAATGGACATGTTTCAGCGTGATACGATTCCGCATAAAGTCATGTTAATCTTAACAGATGGTGTAGATTCTGGCATGGAAATTTTACCTTTAGATGCCGCAAATTTGGCTAAAAAAGATTCTACTGTTATTTATACCATTGGTATTGGTGATCCAACCTCACGTGATTCGGATTTAGATGAACGTACCTTACAAGACATTGCAGAAATGACAAACGGTAAATATTTTAGAGCAAAAGATACCGAAGCGCTTCAAAATATTTACAAAGAACTAGATACACTTGAACCTATAGAATACGAAGAAGAAAGCTATACACCAAAAACCTTACTGTATTACATTCCGTTAGGCGTGGCATTAGTATTGAGTGCTTTGGCTATAGCAATCAGCTTTATTATTCTAATTATAAAACGATTTAAATCGACCTAA